Part of the Kitasatospora sp. NBC_01266 genome, GTCGCGGGGCTGGCGCCGTGCTGAGGTGACTGCGTGAGCGACCGCAAGCCCTACAAGAGCGACTTGTCCGACGAACGCTGGGCGCTGATCGAGCCGGTGATCACCTCGTGGAAGGTCCAGCATCCCTCGGTCAGCGGCCACGAAGGCCGCTACGAGATGCGGGAGATCGTCAACGCGCTGCTCTACCAGTCCCGGACCGGCTGCCAGTGGGACTACCTCCCGCACGACCTGCCACCCGCCGGCGCGGTGAAGTACTACTTCTACACGTGGCGCAATGACGGCACCGACCAGGTCATTCATGACCTGCTGCGCTGGCAGGTCCGCGAGAAGAGGGGCCGATTAGCCGACCCCAGCCTGGTGGTGCTCGACACCCAGAGCCTGCACGCGGCGGCCGGGGTGCCGGCCAAGACGACGGGACGCGACGTGGCGAAGAAGGTGCCCGGCCGCAAGCGGGGCCTTGCCGTGGACGTGCTGGGCCTGGTGATCGCCGTGGT contains:
- a CDS encoding IS5 family transposase, giving the protein MSDRKPYKSDLSDERWALIEPVITSWKVQHPSVSGHEGRYEMREIVNALLYQSRTGCQWDYLPHDLPPAGAVKYYFYTWRNDGTDQVIHDLLRWQVREKRGRLADPSLVVLDTQSLHAAAGVPAKTTGRDVAKKVPGRKRGLAVDVLGLVIAVVVLAASVHDNAFGTALLDKVAVASGDTVTKALVDQGFKKTVVDHGKQVGIDVEIVERNPAETGFVPQPIRWRVEQTNGILMLHRRLVRDYEHRPASAESRVYWAISDVMTRRLTGGAMSWRGA